AACTTcaagtcactcatgaaggaacaaaTCAAATAAGAGAAACTAGAATCGATATGCTAATGAAAGACTATGAGTTGTTTTTCATGAAAGAAAAAGAGTCTATAGATGAAATGTTCAAAAGATCTTCAATCATAATCAATAGACTCGACGCAATGGGAAAACCATTCACTGAAAAGGAGTTGGTTAGGAAGATTCTAAGAAATCTCACAAAGAAGTGGGAGACAAAAACTACTGCAGTACAAGAAGGAAATAATCTTAACCAAATCACTTATTATGAGTTAAGAGGAAAGCTTCTAGCATATGAAACCACTCATTTGAAGAcagaaaacaagaagaaaagtgtTGCTCTGAAATTGATGGTTGAAACCGAATCAGATGAGAATTTCCCCAGTGACAATGAAATAGTTTTCTTTGCAAGAAGGCTGAGAAAAATGATAAGATATAAAGGCAGAAAAATAGGTTCTTCCTCTAAGGAGgacaagaaagaaaacaaagaaaattgtCACTACTACAAAAAACTAGGACACTTCAAATCTGAATGTCCAATGCTGAAGCGAAAAgaagaaagcaagaaagaaaagaagaatgtttTGATGGCTACTtgggaagatttggaaaatgatacatcagatgatgatgaggatgtaTGTCTTATGACTAAGTACAATGAATCCAAAAATAAGGTAAATCTTTATGATTGTACTGCCGAAGAATTGCATGAGATTATTGATGATTTAACTCATAACTCTAGTAAACTTTTGTCCAAATACTCTAAGTATAAGAAAGAAGTCGAAGATTTGAGATATGAGATATCTTCTTTGAAAGCAAAATTAGATATTTATTATAGCACATACATTTGTtgtaaatttaaaaaacaaaaatgatattttgaaaagagaaattaatttaaaaaatgaaattCAGAGt
The DNA window shown above is from Arachis ipaensis cultivar K30076 chromosome B08, Araip1.1, whole genome shotgun sequence and carries:
- the LOC107611366 gene encoding uncharacterized protein LOC107611366; the encoded protein is MNGLEIPIKLTFEGQVVPKEDREWTEEEKKKVESNAKAMNMVYCAISFEEYKKISRCKSTKEIWQKLQVTHEGTNQIRETRIDMLMKDYELFFMKEKESIDEMFKRSSIIINRLDAMGKPFTEKELVRKILRNLTKKWETKTTAVQEGNNLNQITYYELRGKLLAYETTHLKTENKKKSVALKLMVETESDENFPSDNEIVFFARRLRKMIRYKGRKIGSSSKEDKKENKENCHYYKKLGHFKSECPMLKRKEESKKEKKNVLMATWEDLENDTSDDDEDVCLMTKYNESKNKVNLYDCTAEELHEIIDDLTHNSSKLLSKYSKYKKEVEDLRYEISSLKAKLDIYYSTYICCKFKKQK